The proteins below come from a single Corylus avellana chromosome ca3, CavTom2PMs-1.0 genomic window:
- the LOC132176569 gene encoding isochorismate synthase 2, chloroplastic-like isoform X1, protein MSILVHNLILPLPINIYNLSYHIIKCTSIDQKLSLSLYMASAGALGHLLARFIDPESAKCSISAAPSISSRQSIHFFHQKYQSCSLSMNGCQGDPRAPIGTIETRAFPAVPSPALAMERLNSAISQLKSEPPPFTSGIIRLEVPIQQPVEAIDWLHAQHRLLLPRCFFSGRTGGSDLLSFTNGNGNGNGISMGAHNLVSVAGVGSAVFFRSIHPFSYGDWKSIKRFLSKKCPLIRAYGAIRFDARSNISSEWEGFGSFYFMVPQVEFDELEGSSMLATTVAWDKSLSWTWAMAIDALQATMCQVSSTVVKLRKEVPRTFILSNNHIPSKTYWDLAVNRALQLIDRSNSALIKVVLARSSRVVTTRDIDPITWLACLQVEGENAYQFCLQPPNAPAFIGNTPEQLFHRKCLSISSEALAGTRGRGGSTTLDLQVELDLLSSPKDHLEFTIVRESIRKKLEVVCNGVVVEPKKAIRKLPRVQHLYARLAGRLRSEDDEFDILASLHPSPAVCGFPTEEARLFIAEAEVFDRGMYAGPVGWFSGGESEFAVGIRSALVEKGLGAFIYAGTGIVEGSNPSLEWDELELKISQFTKLLKLELPLHQKYLRSIN, encoded by the exons ATGTCAATTCTAGTCCATAACTTAATCCTACCCCTccctataaatatatataacctatcatatcatatcatcaAATGCACCAGTATAGACcaaaagctctctctctctctctacatggCCTCTGCTGGTGCCTTGGGACACTTGCTTGCACGTTTCATCGACCCAGAATCAGCAAAATGCAGCATCTCTGCCGCCCCTTCAATTTCCAGTAGGCAATCCATTCATTTCTTTCATCAG AAATATCAATCGTGTTcactttccatgaatggttgcCAAGGAGACCCGAGAGCCCCTATCGGAACCATTGAAACGCGTGCTTTTCCGGCAGTTCCGTCACCTGCATTGGCTATGGAGAGGCTCAACTCCGCCATTTCCCAGTTGAAATCCGAGCCACCGCCATTTACATCTGGAATCATTCGTCTCGAG GTGCCAATCCAGCAGCCGGTTGAAGCAATTGATTGGCTCCACGCCCAGCACCGCCTCCTCCTTCCTCGCTGCTTCTTCTCCGGTCGAACAGGCGGTTCCGACCTTTTGAGTTTCACCAACGGCAATGGCAATGGCAATGGCATCTCAATGGGTGCACACAACTTGGTCAGTGTAGCTGGTGTAGGCTCCGCGGTTTTCTTTCGCAGTATTCATCCCTTCTCATATGGCGATTGGAAATCCATTAAGAg ATTCCTCTCGAAGAAGTGCCCTCTGATCCGTGCTTATGGGGCTATACGTTTTGATGCGAGGTCTAACATATCATCAGAATGGGAGGGTTTTGGATCCTTTTACTTCATGGTTCCTCAG GTTGAGTTTGATGAACTTGAAGGAAGCTCAATGCTTGCCACAACTGTTGCATGGGACAAATCCCTTTCATGGACATGGGCAATGGCTATTGATGCACTTCAGGCTACCATGTGCCAG GTTTCTTCCACTGTTGTAAAGCTGCGAAAAGAGGTTCCAAGAACATTCATACTAAGCAATAATCACATCCCCAGTAAGACATATTGGGATCTTGCTGTAAACAGAGCCTTGCAGCTGATTGACAGAAGCAACTCAGCACTGATTAAG GTTGTACTAGCACGGAGCAGCAGAGTGGTAACTACTAGAGATATTGACCCTATAACATGGTTAGCTTGTTTACAG GTTGAAGGGGAAAATGCTTATCAGTTTTGTCTGCAGCCACCTAATGCCCCAGCATTCATTGGAAACACG CCAGAGCAACTATTTCATAGAAAATGTCTTAGCATTAGTAGCGAGGCTTTGGCTGGAACCCGTGGTAGAGGTGGATCAACGACTCTAGACCTTCAAGTAGAACTTGACTTACTTTCcag TCCAAAGGATCACCTTGAGTTTACTATAGTGCGAGAAagcataagaaaaaaattagag GTTGTATGTAATGGGGTAGTGGTAGAACCAAAGAAAGCGATACGGAAACTCCCAAGAGTCCAGCATTTATATGCTCGATTGGCAGGCAGATTAAGAAGTGAAGATGATGAG TTTGACATCTTAGCTTCTCTTCATCCAAGTCCAGCTGTTTGTGGATTTCCAACAGAAGAGGCACGACTTTTTATTGCAGAAGCTG AAGTATTTGATCGAGGAATGTATGCTGGGCCTGTTGGTTGGTTTAGTGGAGGAGAGAGCGAGTTTGCTGTTGGTATCAGGTCCGCATTAGTGGAAAAG
- the LOC132176569 gene encoding isochorismate synthase 2, chloroplastic-like isoform X3 — translation MSILVHNLILPLPINIYNLSYHIIKCTSIDQKLSLSLYMASAGALGHLLARFIDPESAKCSISAAPSISSRQSIHFFHQKYQSCSLSMNGCQGDPRAPIGTIETRAFPAVPSPALAMERLNSAISQLKSEPPPFTSGIIRLEVPIQQPVEAIDWLHAQHRLLLPRCFFSGRTGGSDLLSFTNGNGNGNGISMGAHNLVSVAGVGSAVFFRSIHPFSYGDWKSIKRFLSKKCPLIRAYGAIRFDARSNISSEWEGFGSFYFMVPQVEFDELEGSSMLATTVAWDKSLSWTWAMAIDALQATMCQVSSTVVKLRKEVPRTFILSNNHIPSKTYWDLAVNRALQLIDRSNSALIKVVLARSSRVVTTRDIDPITWLACLQVEGENAYQFCLQPPNAPAFIGNTVVCNGVVVEPKKAIRKLPRVQHLYARLAGRLRSEDDEFDILASLHPSPAVCGFPTEEARLFIAEAEVFDRGMYAGPVGWFSGGESEFAVGIRSALVEKGLGAFIYAGTGIVEGSNPSLEWDELELKISQFTKLLKLELPLHQKYLRSIN, via the exons ATGTCAATTCTAGTCCATAACTTAATCCTACCCCTccctataaatatatataacctatcatatcatatcatcaAATGCACCAGTATAGACcaaaagctctctctctctctctacatggCCTCTGCTGGTGCCTTGGGACACTTGCTTGCACGTTTCATCGACCCAGAATCAGCAAAATGCAGCATCTCTGCCGCCCCTTCAATTTCCAGTAGGCAATCCATTCATTTCTTTCATCAG AAATATCAATCGTGTTcactttccatgaatggttgcCAAGGAGACCCGAGAGCCCCTATCGGAACCATTGAAACGCGTGCTTTTCCGGCAGTTCCGTCACCTGCATTGGCTATGGAGAGGCTCAACTCCGCCATTTCCCAGTTGAAATCCGAGCCACCGCCATTTACATCTGGAATCATTCGTCTCGAG GTGCCAATCCAGCAGCCGGTTGAAGCAATTGATTGGCTCCACGCCCAGCACCGCCTCCTCCTTCCTCGCTGCTTCTTCTCCGGTCGAACAGGCGGTTCCGACCTTTTGAGTTTCACCAACGGCAATGGCAATGGCAATGGCATCTCAATGGGTGCACACAACTTGGTCAGTGTAGCTGGTGTAGGCTCCGCGGTTTTCTTTCGCAGTATTCATCCCTTCTCATATGGCGATTGGAAATCCATTAAGAg ATTCCTCTCGAAGAAGTGCCCTCTGATCCGTGCTTATGGGGCTATACGTTTTGATGCGAGGTCTAACATATCATCAGAATGGGAGGGTTTTGGATCCTTTTACTTCATGGTTCCTCAG GTTGAGTTTGATGAACTTGAAGGAAGCTCAATGCTTGCCACAACTGTTGCATGGGACAAATCCCTTTCATGGACATGGGCAATGGCTATTGATGCACTTCAGGCTACCATGTGCCAG GTTTCTTCCACTGTTGTAAAGCTGCGAAAAGAGGTTCCAAGAACATTCATACTAAGCAATAATCACATCCCCAGTAAGACATATTGGGATCTTGCTGTAAACAGAGCCTTGCAGCTGATTGACAGAAGCAACTCAGCACTGATTAAG GTTGTACTAGCACGGAGCAGCAGAGTGGTAACTACTAGAGATATTGACCCTATAACATGGTTAGCTTGTTTACAG GTTGAAGGGGAAAATGCTTATCAGTTTTGTCTGCAGCCACCTAATGCCCCAGCATTCATTGGAAACACG GTTGTATGTAATGGGGTAGTGGTAGAACCAAAGAAAGCGATACGGAAACTCCCAAGAGTCCAGCATTTATATGCTCGATTGGCAGGCAGATTAAGAAGTGAAGATGATGAG TTTGACATCTTAGCTTCTCTTCATCCAAGTCCAGCTGTTTGTGGATTTCCAACAGAAGAGGCACGACTTTTTATTGCAGAAGCTG AAGTATTTGATCGAGGAATGTATGCTGGGCCTGTTGGTTGGTTTAGTGGAGGAGAGAGCGAGTTTGCTGTTGGTATCAGGTCCGCATTAGTGGAAAAG
- the LOC132176569 gene encoding isochorismate synthase 2, chloroplastic-like isoform X2: MSILVHNLILPLPINIYNLSYHIIKCTSIDQKLSLSLYMASAGALGHLLARFIDPESAKCSISAAPSISSRQSIHFFHQKYQSCSLSMNGCQGDPRAPIGTIETRAFPAVPSPALAMERLNSAISQLKSEPPPFTSGIIRLEVPIQQPVEAIDWLHAQHRLLLPRCFFSGRTGGSDLLSFTNGNGNGNGISMGAHNLVSVAGVGSAVFFRSIHPFSYGDWKSIKRFLSKKCPLIRAYGAIRFDARSNISSEWEGFGSFYFMVPQVEFDELEGSSMLATTVAWDKSLSWTWAMAIDALQATMCQVSSTVVKLRKEVPRTFILSNNHIPSKTYWDLAVNRALQLIDRSNSALIKVVLARSSRVVTTRDIDPITWLACLQVEGENAYQFCLQPPNAPAFIGNTPEQLFHRKCLSISSEALAGTRGRGGSTTLDLQVELDLLSSPKDHLEFTIVRESIRKKLEVVCNGVVVEPKKAIRKLPRVQHLYARLAGRLRSEDDEFDILASLHPSPAVCGFPTEEARLFIAEAVFDRGMYAGPVGWFSGGESEFAVGIRSALVEKGLGAFIYAGTGIVEGSNPSLEWDELELKISQFTKLLKLELPLHQKYLRSIN, translated from the exons ATGTCAATTCTAGTCCATAACTTAATCCTACCCCTccctataaatatatataacctatcatatcatatcatcaAATGCACCAGTATAGACcaaaagctctctctctctctctacatggCCTCTGCTGGTGCCTTGGGACACTTGCTTGCACGTTTCATCGACCCAGAATCAGCAAAATGCAGCATCTCTGCCGCCCCTTCAATTTCCAGTAGGCAATCCATTCATTTCTTTCATCAG AAATATCAATCGTGTTcactttccatgaatggttgcCAAGGAGACCCGAGAGCCCCTATCGGAACCATTGAAACGCGTGCTTTTCCGGCAGTTCCGTCACCTGCATTGGCTATGGAGAGGCTCAACTCCGCCATTTCCCAGTTGAAATCCGAGCCACCGCCATTTACATCTGGAATCATTCGTCTCGAG GTGCCAATCCAGCAGCCGGTTGAAGCAATTGATTGGCTCCACGCCCAGCACCGCCTCCTCCTTCCTCGCTGCTTCTTCTCCGGTCGAACAGGCGGTTCCGACCTTTTGAGTTTCACCAACGGCAATGGCAATGGCAATGGCATCTCAATGGGTGCACACAACTTGGTCAGTGTAGCTGGTGTAGGCTCCGCGGTTTTCTTTCGCAGTATTCATCCCTTCTCATATGGCGATTGGAAATCCATTAAGAg ATTCCTCTCGAAGAAGTGCCCTCTGATCCGTGCTTATGGGGCTATACGTTTTGATGCGAGGTCTAACATATCATCAGAATGGGAGGGTTTTGGATCCTTTTACTTCATGGTTCCTCAG GTTGAGTTTGATGAACTTGAAGGAAGCTCAATGCTTGCCACAACTGTTGCATGGGACAAATCCCTTTCATGGACATGGGCAATGGCTATTGATGCACTTCAGGCTACCATGTGCCAG GTTTCTTCCACTGTTGTAAAGCTGCGAAAAGAGGTTCCAAGAACATTCATACTAAGCAATAATCACATCCCCAGTAAGACATATTGGGATCTTGCTGTAAACAGAGCCTTGCAGCTGATTGACAGAAGCAACTCAGCACTGATTAAG GTTGTACTAGCACGGAGCAGCAGAGTGGTAACTACTAGAGATATTGACCCTATAACATGGTTAGCTTGTTTACAG GTTGAAGGGGAAAATGCTTATCAGTTTTGTCTGCAGCCACCTAATGCCCCAGCATTCATTGGAAACACG CCAGAGCAACTATTTCATAGAAAATGTCTTAGCATTAGTAGCGAGGCTTTGGCTGGAACCCGTGGTAGAGGTGGATCAACGACTCTAGACCTTCAAGTAGAACTTGACTTACTTTCcag TCCAAAGGATCACCTTGAGTTTACTATAGTGCGAGAAagcataagaaaaaaattagag GTTGTATGTAATGGGGTAGTGGTAGAACCAAAGAAAGCGATACGGAAACTCCCAAGAGTCCAGCATTTATATGCTCGATTGGCAGGCAGATTAAGAAGTGAAGATGATGAG TTTGACATCTTAGCTTCTCTTCATCCAAGTCCAGCTGTTTGTGGATTTCCAACAGAAGAGGCACGACTTTTTATTGCAGAAGCTG TATTTGATCGAGGAATGTATGCTGGGCCTGTTGGTTGGTTTAGTGGAGGAGAGAGCGAGTTTGCTGTTGGTATCAGGTCCGCATTAGTGGAAAAG
- the LOC132176569 gene encoding isochorismate synthase, chloroplastic-like isoform X4 has protein sequence MSILVHNLILPLPINIYNLSYHIIKCTSIDQKLSLSLYMASAGALGHLLARFIDPESAKCSISAAPSISSRQSIHFFHQKYQSCSLSMNGCQGDPRAPIGTIETRAFPAVPSPALAMERLNSAISQLKSEPPPFTSGIIRLEVPIQQPVEAIDWLHAQHRLLLPRCFFSGRTGGSDLLSFTNGNGNGNGISMGAHNLVSVAGVGSAVFFRSIHPFSYGDWKSIKRFLSKKCPLIRAYGAIRFDARSNISSEWEGFGSFYFMVPQVEFDELEGSSMLATTVAWDKSLSWTWAMAIDALQATMCQVSSTVVKLRKEVPRTFILSNNHIPSKTYWDLAVNRALQLIDRSNSALIKVVLARSSRVVTTRDIDPITWLACLQVEGENAYQFCLQPPNAPAFIGNTPEQLFHRKCLSISSEALAGTRGRGGSTTLDLQVELDLLSSPKDHLEFTIVRESIRKKLEVVCNGVVVEPKKAIRKLPRVQHLYARLAGRLRSEDDEFDILASLHPSPAVCGFPTEEARLFIAEAGSWCIHLCWNRNSGRKQSIFGVG, from the exons ATGTCAATTCTAGTCCATAACTTAATCCTACCCCTccctataaatatatataacctatcatatcatatcatcaAATGCACCAGTATAGACcaaaagctctctctctctctctacatggCCTCTGCTGGTGCCTTGGGACACTTGCTTGCACGTTTCATCGACCCAGAATCAGCAAAATGCAGCATCTCTGCCGCCCCTTCAATTTCCAGTAGGCAATCCATTCATTTCTTTCATCAG AAATATCAATCGTGTTcactttccatgaatggttgcCAAGGAGACCCGAGAGCCCCTATCGGAACCATTGAAACGCGTGCTTTTCCGGCAGTTCCGTCACCTGCATTGGCTATGGAGAGGCTCAACTCCGCCATTTCCCAGTTGAAATCCGAGCCACCGCCATTTACATCTGGAATCATTCGTCTCGAG GTGCCAATCCAGCAGCCGGTTGAAGCAATTGATTGGCTCCACGCCCAGCACCGCCTCCTCCTTCCTCGCTGCTTCTTCTCCGGTCGAACAGGCGGTTCCGACCTTTTGAGTTTCACCAACGGCAATGGCAATGGCAATGGCATCTCAATGGGTGCACACAACTTGGTCAGTGTAGCTGGTGTAGGCTCCGCGGTTTTCTTTCGCAGTATTCATCCCTTCTCATATGGCGATTGGAAATCCATTAAGAg ATTCCTCTCGAAGAAGTGCCCTCTGATCCGTGCTTATGGGGCTATACGTTTTGATGCGAGGTCTAACATATCATCAGAATGGGAGGGTTTTGGATCCTTTTACTTCATGGTTCCTCAG GTTGAGTTTGATGAACTTGAAGGAAGCTCAATGCTTGCCACAACTGTTGCATGGGACAAATCCCTTTCATGGACATGGGCAATGGCTATTGATGCACTTCAGGCTACCATGTGCCAG GTTTCTTCCACTGTTGTAAAGCTGCGAAAAGAGGTTCCAAGAACATTCATACTAAGCAATAATCACATCCCCAGTAAGACATATTGGGATCTTGCTGTAAACAGAGCCTTGCAGCTGATTGACAGAAGCAACTCAGCACTGATTAAG GTTGTACTAGCACGGAGCAGCAGAGTGGTAACTACTAGAGATATTGACCCTATAACATGGTTAGCTTGTTTACAG GTTGAAGGGGAAAATGCTTATCAGTTTTGTCTGCAGCCACCTAATGCCCCAGCATTCATTGGAAACACG CCAGAGCAACTATTTCATAGAAAATGTCTTAGCATTAGTAGCGAGGCTTTGGCTGGAACCCGTGGTAGAGGTGGATCAACGACTCTAGACCTTCAAGTAGAACTTGACTTACTTTCcag TCCAAAGGATCACCTTGAGTTTACTATAGTGCGAGAAagcataagaaaaaaattagag GTTGTATGTAATGGGGTAGTGGTAGAACCAAAGAAAGCGATACGGAAACTCCCAAGAGTCCAGCATTTATATGCTCGATTGGCAGGCAGATTAAGAAGTGAAGATGATGAG TTTGACATCTTAGCTTCTCTTCATCCAAGTCCAGCTGTTTGTGGATTTCCAACAGAAGAGGCACGACTTTTTATTGCAGAAGCTG